A window of bacterium contains these coding sequences:
- the yajC gene encoding preprotein translocase subunit YajC produces the protein MSLVNFLAMSPAPQQGQAAPGQGAILMNFVFIGMMVLVFYLLIWRPNAQRQKKHRLMLESLKKGDQIVTTGGLFATVQSVKDDRLVCTIGDGVKVEIARSAVATVLPA, from the coding sequence ATGTCGCTGGTCAACTTCCTCGCCATGAGCCCCGCGCCCCAGCAGGGGCAGGCCGCGCCCGGGCAGGGCGCCATCCTCATGAACTTCGTCTTCATCGGCATGATGGTGCTGGTGTTCTACCTGCTGATCTGGCGCCCGAACGCCCAGCGGCAGAAGAAGCACCGCCTGATGCTCGAGAGCCTCAAGAAGGGCGACCAGATCGTCACCACCGGCGGCCTGTTCGCGACCGTGCAGAGCGTCAAGGACGACCGCCTGGTCTGCACCATCGGCGACGGCGTCAAGGTGGAGATCGCCCGCAGCGCGGTCGCCACGGTCCTGCCGGCCTGA
- the def gene encoding peptide deformylase gives MTAAAPRRLVLYGDRRLRLVCRSPEPGEPGLDELVRDMLALMRHHRGVGLAAPQLGDDRRVIVVQPDLAGKRPPLVMLDPVLEETSGPSTVFEEGCLSFPGIYRRIARPRAAVVRYRDPDGAASLLRDDGLAARIALHELDHLDGILMVDHLGPWRRFGVELRLGLRRLRPTGGRA, from the coding sequence GTGACCGCCGCCGCGCCGCGTCGCCTGGTGCTGTACGGCGACCGGCGCCTGCGCCTGGTCTGCCGCAGCCCGGAGCCCGGCGAACCGGGGCTGGACGAGCTCGTCCGGGACATGCTCGCGCTCATGCGGCACCACCGCGGCGTCGGGCTGGCCGCGCCCCAGCTGGGGGACGACCGGCGCGTGATCGTGGTGCAGCCGGACCTCGCGGGGAAGCGGCCGCCGCTGGTGATGCTCGACCCCGTGCTGGAGGAGACGAGCGGCCCGTCGACCGTGTTCGAGGAGGGGTGCCTGTCCTTCCCCGGCATCTACCGGCGGATCGCGCGGCCGCGCGCCGCGGTGGTGCGCTACCGCGATCCCGACGGCGCGGCCAGCCTGCTGCGCGACGACGGCCTGGCCGCGCGCATCGCCTTGCACGAACTGGATCATCTGGACGGGATCCTGATGGTGGACCACCTCGGTCCCTGGCGGCGTTTCGGCGTGGAACTGCGGCTGGGTCTGCGGCGACTGCGCCCCACGGGAGGTCGCGCGTGA